One window of the Pelmatolapia mariae isolate MD_Pm_ZW linkage group LG15, Pm_UMD_F_2, whole genome shotgun sequence genome contains the following:
- the si:ch211-142k18.1 gene encoding uncharacterized protein si:ch211-142k18.1 codes for MRYCWTNVIFALVSMATLALCQSGDGDWGSGFDIYSVIMATNNTLQAVGDEPAKVKNSHDWTTSATPSPTPVLHHEPQPDRCSVHFSTNTASARRLKAQREELAYLQAIQHGNKAVMENLVQFVGDELGDQRYEDVIKENVISIQEDQKSCHEVVEKAEEDLKKQLEGDVPDSFSGIHKIREESLAFEDMLRAAADIASRLESSAQALHASFTKQMKDIVKIHR; via the exons ATGCGATATTGTTGGACAAACGTCATCTTTGCTTTGGTATCCATGGCAACCCTAGCACTGTGCCAAAGTGGAGATGGGGACTGGGGTTCAGGCTTTGACATCTACTCTGTGATAATGGCCACCAATAACACattgcaggctgttggtgatgAGCCTGCGAAGGTCAAAAACAGCCACGACTGGACCACATCGGCAACACCGTCACCTACACCTGTGCTCCACCACGAGCCCCAGCCGGACAGGTGCTCAGTCCACTTCAGCACCAACACTGCTTCAGCTCGAAGGCTGAAGGCCCAGAGAGAGGAGCTGGCCTACCTGCAGGCCATACAGCATGGGAACAAGGCAGTGATGGAGAACTTAGTGCAATTTGTAGGGGATGAACTGGGAGATCAGCGCTATGAAGATGTGATCAAGGAAAATGTAATTAGTATTCAAGAGGATCAGAAGAGCTGCCACGAAGTGGTAGAAAAAGCAGAAGAGGATCTAAAAAAGCAGCTGGAGGGAGACGTACCGGACTCCTTCTCTGGGATCCACAA AATCAGAGAGGAGTCCTTGGCCTTTGAAGACATGCTTCGTGCTGCAGCGGACATCGCCAGCAGGCTGGAGAGCTCAGCACAGGCCCTGCACGCTTCATTCACCAAGCAAATGAAAGACATTGTGAAAATCCATCGCTGA